A region of Nocardioides sp. JS614 DNA encodes the following proteins:
- a CDS encoding A/G-specific adenine glycosylase, with product MNELHAPVLQWYDEHARDLPWRRAEAGPWSVLVSEFMLQQTPVARVLPVHEQWLARWPQPADLAAESAGEAVRAWGRLGYPRRALRLHAAATAILERHDGAVPSSYDDLIALPGVGDYTAAAIAVFAYGRRHVVLDTNVRRVLTRTLQGVEFPAPSVTRAERELALAVLPADEPTAATWSVAVMELGALVCTAANPRCADCPVARLCAWRTAGYPAYDGPKRLVQTWAGTDRQCRGRLLAVLREDDGPVHRSRLDAVWSEEAQRVRCLASLAADGLVVHVGPDAYALP from the coding sequence ATGAACGAGCTCCATGCACCCGTGCTGCAGTGGTACGACGAGCACGCCCGCGACCTGCCCTGGCGACGCGCGGAGGCCGGTCCGTGGTCGGTGCTGGTCTCGGAGTTCATGCTGCAGCAGACCCCCGTCGCCCGGGTGCTGCCTGTCCACGAGCAGTGGCTGGCCCGGTGGCCGCAGCCGGCCGACCTCGCGGCCGAGTCCGCCGGCGAGGCGGTGCGCGCCTGGGGTCGCCTGGGCTACCCACGCCGAGCGCTGCGCCTGCACGCCGCGGCCACGGCGATCCTCGAGCGGCACGACGGCGCCGTGCCGTCGTCGTACGACGACCTGATCGCGCTGCCCGGGGTCGGCGACTACACCGCCGCGGCGATCGCGGTGTTCGCGTACGGGCGGCGGCACGTCGTGCTCGACACCAACGTGCGGCGGGTGCTCACGCGGACGCTGCAGGGCGTGGAGTTCCCGGCGCCGTCGGTGACCCGCGCCGAGCGCGAGCTGGCCCTGGCGGTGCTGCCCGCGGACGAGCCGACCGCGGCGACCTGGTCGGTCGCGGTGATGGAGCTCGGGGCGCTCGTGTGCACGGCGGCCAACCCGCGGTGCGCCGACTGCCCGGTCGCCCGGCTGTGCGCGTGGCGCACGGCCGGCTACCCGGCGTACGACGGGCCCAAGCGCCTGGTGCAGACCTGGGCCGGCACCGACCGCCAGTGCCGCGGCCGGCTGCTCGCCGTGCTCCGCGAGGACGACGGGCCCGTGCACCGCAGCCGGCTCGACGCCGTCTGGTCGGAGGAGGCCCAGCGGGTCCGCTGCCTCGCCTCGCTGGCGGCCGACGGGCTGGTCGTCCACGTCGGCCCGGACGCCTACGCGCTGCCCTGA
- a CDS encoding VOC family protein — MRLDHLSFAAGPDGLASTAQRIGRLLGRDFVDGGVHPRFGTRNMILPLAGNTYLEVVEVLDHPASDKAPFGQAVRARSALGGGWLGWVVAVDDITVVERRLGREAVVGSRHRPDGTELRWKQIGVNGLIADPQLPFFIEWEIPAELHPSAGADEAFSLACLEIAGDPHRVSEWLGETVEAPLEDVKVEWAAPNGTPGIGAAQFQTPSGLVRL; from the coding sequence ATGCGCCTGGATCATCTTTCTTTCGCAGCCGGACCGGACGGCCTCGCCAGTACCGCTCAGCGCATCGGCCGTCTGCTCGGCCGGGACTTCGTCGACGGTGGCGTCCACCCCCGGTTCGGGACCCGCAACATGATCCTGCCGCTCGCCGGCAACACCTACCTCGAGGTGGTCGAGGTGCTCGACCACCCGGCCTCCGACAAGGCCCCGTTCGGCCAGGCCGTGCGCGCCCGTTCCGCCCTCGGCGGCGGCTGGCTCGGCTGGGTCGTCGCGGTCGACGACATCACCGTGGTCGAGCGGCGCCTCGGCCGGGAGGCCGTCGTCGGCAGCCGGCACCGCCCCGACGGCACCGAGCTGCGGTGGAAGCAGATCGGCGTCAACGGGTTGATCGCCGACCCGCAGCTGCCCTTCTTCATCGAGTGGGAGATCCCGGCCGAGCTGCACCCCAGCGCCGGCGCCGACGAGGCGTTCTCCCTTGCCTGCCTGGAGATCGCGGGCGACCCGCACCGGGTGAGCGAGTGGCTCGGCGAGACCGTCGAGGCACCACTGGAGGACGTGAAGGTCGAGTGGGCCGCGCCCAACGGCACGCCCGGCATCGGCGCCGCGCAGTTCCAGACCCCGAGCGGCCTGGTCCGGCTGTAG
- a CDS encoding ATP-dependent Clp protease ATP-binding subunit, giving the protein MFERFTDRARRVVVLAQEEARMLSHNYIGTEHILLGLIHEGEGVAAKALESLDISLEAVRAQVEEIIGQGQQAPSGHIPFTPRAKKVLELSLREALQLGHSYIGTEHILLGLIREGEGVAAQVLQKLGADLNRVRQQVIQLLSGFQGKESAGSAAATGASGGDAPSSSLVLDQFGRNLTQDAREGKLDPVIGREQEIERVMQILSRRTKNNPVLIGEPGVGKTTIVEGLAQDIVKGNVPETLKDKQIYTLDLGALVAGSRYRGDFEERLKKVLKEIRTRGDIVLFIDEIHTLVGAGAAEGAIDAASILKPMLARGELQTIGATTLDEYRKYLEKDAALERRFQPIQVAEPSIAHTIEMLKGLRDRYEAHHRVTITDEALVSAATLADRYISDRFLPDKAIDLIDEAGSRLRIRRMTAPADLREYDDKIGEVRQRKEAAIDGQDFEAAARLRDEEKQLILKKSEREKQWRAGDMDEVAEVDEELIAEVLAVATGIPIVKLSEEESTRLLKMEDELHKRVIGQEEAVKALSRAIRRTRAGLKDPKRPGGSFIFAGPSGVGKTWLSKTLAEFLFGDEDALIQLDMSEFGEKHTVSRLFGSPPGYVGYEEGGQLTEKVRRKPFSVVLFDEVEKAHPDIFNSLLQILEEGRLTDSQGRVVDFKNTVIIMTTNLGTRDIAKGINLGFQQSGDAAGSYERMKSKVSEELKQHFRPEFLNRVDEVIVFPPLSQEQIVHMVDNMIASVELRMKDRDMRIELTQNAKNLLAERGFDPVLGARPLRRTIQREIEDVLAEKMLYGEVGPGQIVLVDVEGEGPTATFTFSGQKVGDLPDLPPFETAEVTSSEATPPTEGPDDSDSGTDVPKSTD; this is encoded by the coding sequence ATGTTCGAGCGGTTCACTGACCGAGCCCGCCGGGTGGTCGTGCTGGCCCAGGAAGAGGCCCGCATGCTCTCCCACAACTACATCGGCACCGAGCACATCCTGCTCGGCCTCATCCACGAGGGCGAGGGTGTGGCCGCGAAGGCTCTCGAGAGCCTGGACATCTCGCTCGAGGCGGTCCGGGCCCAGGTGGAGGAGATCATCGGCCAGGGCCAGCAGGCCCCGAGCGGGCACATCCCGTTCACCCCGCGCGCCAAGAAGGTGCTCGAGCTGTCCCTGCGTGAGGCGCTCCAGCTCGGCCACTCCTACATCGGCACCGAGCACATCCTGCTCGGCCTGATCCGTGAGGGTGAGGGCGTCGCCGCCCAGGTGCTGCAGAAGCTCGGCGCCGACCTGAACCGGGTCCGCCAGCAGGTCATCCAGCTGCTCTCGGGCTTCCAGGGCAAGGAGTCGGCGGGATCCGCCGCGGCCACCGGCGCCTCCGGCGGCGACGCGCCGTCCTCCTCGCTGGTGCTCGACCAGTTCGGCCGCAACCTCACCCAGGACGCGCGCGAGGGCAAGCTGGACCCGGTCATCGGCCGGGAGCAGGAGATCGAGCGGGTCATGCAGATCCTGTCCCGGCGTACCAAGAACAACCCGGTCCTGATCGGCGAGCCCGGCGTCGGCAAGACGACCATCGTCGAGGGCCTGGCCCAGGACATCGTCAAGGGCAACGTGCCGGAGACGCTGAAGGACAAGCAGATCTACACCCTCGACCTGGGTGCGCTGGTCGCCGGGTCGCGCTACCGCGGCGACTTCGAGGAGCGCCTGAAGAAGGTGCTCAAGGAGATCCGCACCCGCGGCGACATCGTGCTGTTCATCGACGAGATCCACACCCTCGTCGGCGCCGGTGCGGCCGAGGGCGCGATCGACGCGGCGAGCATCCTCAAGCCGATGCTGGCCCGCGGCGAGCTGCAGACCATCGGCGCGACCACCCTGGACGAGTACCGCAAGTACCTCGAGAAGGACGCCGCGCTCGAGCGCCGCTTCCAGCCGATCCAGGTGGCCGAGCCGTCGATCGCGCACACCATCGAGATGCTCAAGGGGCTGCGCGACCGCTACGAGGCCCACCACCGCGTGACGATCACCGACGAGGCGCTCGTCTCGGCCGCGACGCTCGCGGACCGCTACATCTCCGACCGGTTCCTGCCCGACAAGGCGATCGACCTGATCGACGAGGCCGGCTCGCGGCTGCGGATCCGCCGGATGACGGCGCCCGCCGACCTGCGCGAGTACGACGACAAGATCGGCGAGGTGCGCCAGCGCAAGGAGGCCGCGATCGACGGCCAGGACTTCGAGGCCGCCGCGCGGCTGCGCGACGAGGAGAAGCAGCTGATCCTCAAGAAGTCCGAGCGCGAGAAGCAGTGGCGTGCGGGTGACATGGACGAGGTCGCGGAGGTCGACGAGGAGCTGATCGCCGAGGTGCTCGCGGTGGCGACCGGCATCCCGATCGTGAAGCTGTCCGAGGAGGAGTCGACCCGGCTGCTCAAGATGGAGGACGAGCTGCACAAGCGGGTGATCGGCCAGGAGGAGGCCGTCAAGGCGCTCAGCCGCGCCATCCGGCGTACCCGCGCCGGCCTGAAGGACCCGAAGCGCCCCGGCGGGTCGTTCATCTTCGCCGGCCCCTCCGGTGTCGGCAAGACCTGGCTGTCCAAGACGCTCGCGGAGTTCCTCTTCGGCGACGAGGACGCCTTGATCCAGCTCGACATGTCGGAGTTCGGCGAGAAGCACACCGTCTCCCGGCTGTTCGGCTCGCCTCCCGGCTACGTCGGCTACGAGGAGGGCGGCCAGCTCACCGAGAAGGTGCGCCGCAAGCCGTTCTCGGTCGTGCTCTTCGACGAGGTCGAGAAGGCGCACCCGGACATCTTCAACAGCCTGCTGCAGATCCTCGAGGAAGGTCGCCTGACCGACTCGCAGGGCCGGGTGGTCGACTTCAAGAACACCGTCATCATCATGACCACCAACCTCGGCACGCGCGACATCGCCAAGGGCATCAACCTCGGCTTCCAGCAGAGCGGCGACGCGGCCGGCTCCTACGAGCGGATGAAGAGCAAGGTGTCGGAGGAGCTCAAGCAGCACTTCCGGCCGGAGTTCCTCAACCGGGTCGACGAGGTCATCGTGTTCCCGCCGCTGTCGCAGGAGCAGATCGTCCACATGGTCGACAACATGATCGCGTCGGTCGAGCTGCGGATGAAGGACCGCGACATGCGGATCGAGCTGACCCAGAACGCGAAGAACCTGCTCGCCGAGCGGGGCTTCGACCCGGTGCTGGGTGCTCGCCCGCTGCGCCGGACGATCCAGCGCGAGATCGAGGACGTGCTCGCCGAGAAGATGCTGTACGGCGAGGTCGGCCCCGGCCAGATCGTGCTCGTCGACGTGGAGGGCGAGGGCCCGACCGCGACGTTCACGTTCTCCGGCCAGAAGGTCGGCGACCTGCCCGACCTGCCGCCGTTCGAGACCGCGGAGGTGACCTCCAGCGAGGCGACCCCCCCGACCGAGGGCCCGGACGACTCCGACAGCGGCACCGACGTACCCAAGTCCACCGACTGA
- the radA gene encoding DNA repair protein RadA → MAKSPHPAFRCSECGWETAKWVGRCGECQAWGSVAEAAAVPVGRTPATPVSRPAVPIAQVSVEDSRFRTSGVPELDRVLGGGLVPGAAILLAGEPGVGKSTLLLEVAAQTARYQRRTLYVTGEESASQVRLRADRTGGVHDELYLAAETDLGAVLTHIEEVRPTLLVVDSIQTIGAAGVDGVPGGVTQVKEVAAALVRVAKTRNITTVIVGHVTKDGSIAGPRVLEHVVDVVLHFEGDRESRFRMVRAMKNRFGPVDEVGCFDLGPEGITAVTDPTGVFVESHHSRVPGTCVAVTMEGRRPLLAEVQALVTHTSAERPRRTTSGLDSSRVAMVMAVLQQHCGVHLHTRDVFASTVGGARITEPASDLAAAVALTSASRGLAAPRGVVAIGEIGLSGELRRVRDLPLRLAEAARLGFQLAVVPTEPGRPAVRSPESWTVDGMQVLDVTDVGGALRLLRLLDTEHEKPRSIEGR, encoded by the coding sequence ATGGCGAAGTCCCCCCACCCCGCGTTCCGCTGCTCCGAGTGCGGCTGGGAGACCGCGAAGTGGGTGGGCCGGTGCGGGGAGTGCCAGGCCTGGGGCTCGGTCGCGGAGGCGGCGGCGGTGCCCGTCGGCCGTACGCCGGCGACGCCGGTGTCGCGCCCGGCGGTCCCGATCGCGCAGGTGTCCGTGGAGGACTCCCGGTTCCGGACCAGTGGCGTGCCCGAGCTCGACCGGGTCCTCGGCGGCGGCCTGGTGCCCGGGGCGGCGATCCTGCTCGCGGGCGAGCCCGGCGTCGGCAAGAGCACGCTGCTGCTGGAGGTGGCCGCCCAGACCGCGCGCTACCAGCGCCGCACCCTCTACGTCACCGGCGAGGAGTCGGCCTCCCAGGTGCGACTGCGAGCCGACCGGACGGGCGGGGTCCACGACGAGCTCTACCTCGCCGCCGAGACCGACCTGGGCGCGGTGCTGACGCACATCGAGGAGGTGCGGCCGACGCTGCTGGTGGTCGACTCGATCCAGACCATCGGCGCCGCGGGGGTCGACGGCGTCCCGGGCGGCGTCACCCAGGTGAAGGAGGTGGCCGCCGCGCTGGTCCGGGTCGCCAAGACCCGCAACATCACCACCGTGATCGTGGGGCACGTGACCAAGGACGGCTCGATCGCGGGTCCTCGGGTGCTCGAGCACGTCGTCGACGTCGTCCTGCACTTCGAGGGCGACCGCGAGTCGCGGTTCCGGATGGTCCGTGCGATGAAGAACCGGTTCGGGCCGGTCGACGAGGTCGGCTGCTTCGACCTGGGCCCCGAGGGCATCACCGCGGTCACCGACCCGACCGGGGTGTTCGTCGAGAGCCACCACTCCCGGGTGCCGGGGACCTGCGTCGCGGTGACCATGGAGGGCCGGCGCCCGCTCCTGGCCGAGGTGCAGGCACTCGTGACGCACACCTCCGCCGAGCGGCCGCGCCGGACCACGTCGGGCCTGGACTCCAGCCGGGTCGCGATGGTGATGGCGGTCCTCCAACAGCACTGCGGGGTCCACCTCCACACCCGGGACGTGTTCGCCTCGACCGTCGGGGGCGCCCGGATCACCGAGCCCGCCAGCGACCTCGCCGCGGCGGTCGCCCTCACCTCCGCGAGCCGCGGCTTGGCGGCCCCCCGCGGCGTGGTCGCCATCGGTGAGATCGGGCTCTCCGGCGAGCTGCGCCGGGTCCGCGACCTGCCGCTGCGGCTGGCCGAGGCCGCCCGCCTGGGGTTCCAGTTGGCGGTGGTCCCGACCGAGCCGGGCCGGCCGGCGGTCCGCTCCCCGGAGTCGTGGACGGTCGACGGCATGCAGGTCCTCGACGTGACCGACGTCGGCGGAGCACTGCGACTTCTCCGGCTGCTCGACACCGAGCACGAGAAGCCGCGTTCGATCGAGGGCCGGTAG
- a CDS encoding class I SAM-dependent methyltransferase, which yields MDDPRSHAIARPVRQLSRGRVRATEGARPSPNIWQHPATYEIENRAVDPDGLLAAAMLAVDRWADRTVLDVGCGTGFHLPWFAETAASVIGVEPHADLVALARRRSRRLANVTVHQGVAQSLPLPDASVDVVHARWAYFFGPGCEPGLAELDRVVRRGGTAYVIDNDPTRSTFGGWFRRGYPEVDPVAVERFWSARGWTRVPLDLRWSFSSRADLEAVVRIEFTPQVADQVLPEHAGTEVDYAVNLWWKRF from the coding sequence ATGGACGATCCGCGCAGCCACGCGATCGCCCGTCCCGTCCGGCAGCTGTCTCGCGGCCGCGTGCGGGCGACCGAGGGCGCGCGCCCGAGCCCGAACATCTGGCAGCACCCCGCGACCTACGAGATCGAGAACCGCGCGGTCGACCCCGACGGGCTGCTGGCCGCGGCCATGCTGGCGGTCGACCGGTGGGCCGATCGCACCGTGCTCGACGTCGGCTGCGGCACCGGCTTCCACCTGCCGTGGTTCGCCGAGACCGCGGCGTCGGTGATCGGCGTCGAGCCGCACGCCGACCTGGTTGCGCTCGCGCGGCGGCGCAGCCGGCGGCTCGCGAACGTGACGGTGCACCAGGGCGTCGCCCAGTCCCTGCCCCTCCCGGACGCCTCGGTCGACGTCGTCCACGCCCGCTGGGCCTACTTCTTCGGGCCCGGCTGCGAGCCCGGGTTGGCCGAGCTGGACCGGGTGGTGCGCCGCGGCGGCACGGCGTACGTCATCGACAACGACCCGACCCGCTCCACGTTCGGCGGGTGGTTCCGGCGCGGCTACCCCGAGGTCGACCCGGTCGCGGTCGAGCGGTTCTGGTCCGCCCGCGGCTGGACCCGCGTGCCCCTCGACCTGCGCTGGTCCTTCTCGAGTCGCGCCGACCTGGAGGCGGTGGTGCGGATCGAGTTCACCCCCCAGGTCGCCGACCAGGTGCTCCCCGAGCACGCCGGCACCGAGGTCGACTACGCCGTCAACCTGTGGTGGAAGCGGTTCTGA
- a CDS encoding Ppx/GppA phosphatase family protein, with amino-acid sequence MRLGVLDIGSNTGHLLVVDAHGGAAPLPAYSYKQPLRLAEHLDDEGAVTRLGVDSLTAFTAQALVVAEDKGCQDMLAFATSAVRDAVNTDAVLDHVHAATGVRIEVLPGEDEARLTFLAVRRWFGWSAGRLAVFDIGGGSLEIAGGADESPDVAWSLPIGAGRLARQFFSGGPPDDEAIRGLRKQLRAEIARDAGHLLRAGTPDHAAATSKTFRSLARICGAAPSADGPLVPRVLEREVLREWIPKLVTMAPEALAHLPGVSPSRAHQIVTGALVAEAAMDIFGLELLEVCPWALREGVILERLDQISVLG; translated from the coding sequence ATGCGGCTGGGCGTCCTCGACATCGGGTCCAACACCGGACACCTGCTCGTCGTCGACGCCCACGGGGGCGCCGCGCCGCTGCCGGCGTACTCCTACAAGCAGCCGTTGCGCCTCGCCGAGCACCTCGACGACGAGGGAGCGGTCACCCGGCTCGGGGTCGATTCGCTGACGGCGTTCACCGCGCAGGCCCTGGTGGTCGCGGAGGACAAGGGCTGCCAGGACATGCTCGCGTTCGCGACGTCCGCGGTGCGCGACGCGGTCAACACCGATGCGGTGCTCGACCACGTGCACGCGGCGACCGGCGTGCGGATCGAGGTGCTCCCCGGGGAGGACGAGGCCCGGCTGACCTTCCTCGCCGTACGACGGTGGTTCGGCTGGTCCGCCGGGCGGCTGGCCGTCTTCGACATCGGTGGCGGCTCGCTGGAGATCGCCGGCGGCGCCGACGAGTCGCCCGACGTCGCCTGGTCGCTGCCGATCGGAGCCGGCCGCCTGGCGCGGCAGTTCTTCAGCGGGGGGCCGCCCGACGACGAGGCGATCCGTGGGCTGCGCAAGCAGCTTCGTGCCGAGATCGCCCGCGACGCGGGGCACCTGCTGCGGGCGGGGACGCCGGACCACGCGGCGGCCACGTCCAAGACGTTCCGCTCGCTGGCCCGGATCTGTGGGGCCGCGCCGTCGGCGGACGGTCCCCTGGTCCCGCGGGTCCTGGAGCGCGAGGTGCTGCGCGAGTGGATCCCGAAGCTGGTCACGATGGCCCCGGAGGCGCTGGCGCACCTCCCGGGCGTCTCCCCGAGCCGGGCCCACCAGATCGTGACCGGCGCGCTCGTGGCCGAGGCGGCGATGGACATCTTCGGGCTCGAGCTCCTGGAGGTCTGCCCCTGGGCCCTGCGGGAGGGCGTGATCCTCGAACGGCTCGACCAGATCAGCGTGCTCGGCTAG
- the disA gene encoding DNA integrity scanning diadenylate cyclase DisA — protein sequence MATDRSDDILRLRATLATIAPGTPLRDGLERILRGRTGALIVLGHDKVVESISTGGFTLDVPFTATGLRELAKMDGAIIVDRDVTRIQRAAVHLMPDHTIPSEETGTRHRTADRVARQTGFPVISVSQSMQIIAAYVGETRHVLEDSGQILSRANQALATLERYKLRLDEVSSTLSALEIEDLVTVRDVAVVAQRLEMVTRIASEIEDYVLELGTDGRLLSLQLEELITGVDTERELVIRDYLPAGRRSKSPEALLNRLESLSSTELVDPAAAARALGLGNGEHLDGAVAPRGFRLLAKVPRLPATVVDRLVDHFGTLQKLLSAGVDDLQAVEGVGELRARSVREGLSRLAESTILERYV from the coding sequence GTGGCCACCGATCGCTCGGACGACATCCTGCGCCTGCGCGCGACCCTCGCGACGATCGCCCCGGGCACGCCGCTGCGCGACGGCTTGGAGCGGATCCTGCGCGGCCGCACCGGCGCGCTGATCGTGCTCGGCCACGACAAGGTCGTCGAGTCGATCTCCACCGGCGGCTTCACCCTCGACGTCCCGTTCACGGCCACCGGGCTGCGCGAGCTGGCGAAGATGGACGGCGCCATCATCGTCGATCGCGACGTCACCCGGATCCAGCGCGCGGCGGTGCACCTGATGCCGGACCACACCATCCCGTCGGAGGAGACCGGCACCCGGCACCGGACCGCCGACCGGGTCGCCCGCCAGACCGGGTTCCCGGTGATCTCGGTGTCCCAGTCGATGCAGATCATCGCGGCGTACGTCGGAGAGACCCGCCACGTGCTCGAGGACTCCGGTCAGATCCTGTCGCGCGCCAACCAGGCGCTGGCCACCTTGGAGCGCTACAAGCTGCGCCTCGACGAGGTGTCCAGCACGCTGTCCGCGCTCGAGATCGAGGACCTGGTCACGGTCCGCGACGTCGCCGTGGTCGCGCAGCGGCTGGAGATGGTCACCCGGATCGCGAGCGAGATCGAGGACTACGTCCTCGAGCTCGGCACCGACGGGCGCCTGCTGTCGCTCCAGCTCGAGGAGCTGATCACGGGCGTCGACACCGAGCGCGAGCTGGTGATCCGCGACTACCTGCCGGCCGGCCGGCGGTCGAAGAGCCCCGAGGCGCTGCTGAACCGACTCGAGTCGCTCTCCTCCACCGAGCTGGTCGATCCCGCGGCCGCTGCCCGGGCGCTCGGCCTCGGCAACGGCGAGCACCTCGACGGCGCCGTCGCCCCTCGCGGCTTCCGGCTGCTGGCCAAGGTGCCGCGACTGCCCGCGACCGTGGTCGACCGCCTGGTCGACCACTTCGGCACCCTCCAGAAGCTGCTCTCCGCTGGGGTCGACGACCTCCAGGCCGTCGAGGGCGTCGGTGAGCTGCGGGCCCGCAGCGTGCGCGAGGGCCTCTCCCGCCTCGCCGAGTCGACGATCCTCGAGAGATACGTGTAG
- a CDS encoding LacI family DNA-binding transcriptional regulator, with the protein MARVSTTPPTLADVAERAGVSRQTVSNAVNNPDLLRADTLARVLHAIDELGYSPNRAARNLRTRASHLVGMRIGPVYEGTANATMDRFVHSLVEASREAGYHVLLFAGDPEDPVAGYDDLLRSTTVDAFVVTDTYLGNPQATWLEERRAPFVAFGRPWDNPAAEHPWVDVDGAAGTDLATSYLLGRGHERIAWIGWRKDSWIGEDRRSGWSRALHARGLPTTGLASRVEDTVSSGREASAVLLDEARPTAFVCASDTLAMGVLGTLADRGLTPGRDVSVIGFDDSQVAQVVSPGLTSVRQPLEEVAVEIVKALEGLLGHPPTVGPGVMLVPSLALRGTS; encoded by the coding sequence GTGGCGCGGGTCTCGACGACCCCGCCGACCCTGGCCGACGTCGCCGAGCGCGCCGGCGTCTCCCGGCAGACGGTGTCGAACGCCGTGAACAACCCCGACCTGCTGCGCGCCGACACCCTGGCCCGGGTGCTGCACGCGATCGACGAGCTCGGCTACTCGCCCAACCGGGCCGCCCGCAACCTGCGCACCCGCGCCAGCCACCTGGTCGGGATGCGGATCGGGCCGGTCTACGAGGGCACGGCCAACGCCACGATGGACCGGTTCGTGCACTCCCTGGTGGAGGCCTCGCGCGAGGCGGGCTACCACGTCCTGCTGTTCGCGGGTGACCCCGAGGACCCGGTGGCCGGGTACGACGACCTGCTCCGCTCCACCACCGTCGACGCGTTCGTCGTCACCGACACCTACCTCGGCAATCCGCAGGCCACCTGGCTCGAGGAGCGGCGGGCCCCGTTCGTCGCGTTCGGACGGCCGTGGGACAACCCGGCGGCCGAGCACCCCTGGGTCGACGTGGACGGCGCGGCCGGCACCGACCTGGCGACGTCGTACCTCCTCGGCCGCGGCCACGAGCGGATCGCCTGGATCGGCTGGCGCAAGGACTCCTGGATCGGTGAGGACCGCCGCTCGGGATGGAGCCGCGCCCTGCACGCCCGCGGGCTGCCCACCACCGGCCTGGCGTCGCGGGTCGAGGACACCGTCTCGAGCGGCCGCGAGGCGAGCGCCGTCCTGCTGGACGAGGCCCGGCCCACCGCGTTCGTGTGCGCGTCCGACACCCTCGCCATGGGGGTGCTCGGCACCCTCGCCGACCGCGGCCTGACGCCCGGTCGGGACGTGTCGGTGATCGGCTTCGACGACTCGCAGGTCGCGCAGGTCGTCTCGCCCGGCCTCACCTCGGTGCGCCAGCCGCTCGAGGAAGTGGCCGTGGAGATCGTCAAGGCGCTCGAGGGCCTGCTCGGCCACCCGCCCACCGTCGGCCCCGGCGTGATGCTGGTCCCGAGCCTCGCCCTCCGCGGCACCAGCTGA